A genomic stretch from Bosea sp. F3-2 includes:
- a CDS encoding TniQ family protein — protein sequence MRLYPTLPLIEDEGPVSFLSRLALLHGFQSARVFASQLGLHSQRLADGDTAALASLSELSGASLIDLSRAAITKVGRDYRIRGQSLAKKDSHRAHLIVCPRCIAEDLGSHRDGWRTGIRFQWQLEPLRCCHTHGVLLKKFAYKPRCQLFDHASALQPELGEVLAAADSGRTRPSSPLEEYLTARLDGACASPWLDSLPWYAAAKASEMLGVLLIDGGKALTSHYTAEQLIDAGSAGFEVTSKGPAAIYDALDGVRASVDAREATKNPHFGIWFGSFFKWIKLLTDDGVYDPLRDIMLDIARANIALGPEDLFFDRQVVGKRKLHSLSSARAYTGLGSVSLRRKLASAGFIPPDHKKHIESRLLMPATPQLEEFLARARHSLSPPEAARYLNAKSVQMKILVKEGLIRPFPGQEGVRNRSYDRRDLDALLREFEEGAELVEDPSYPLLTIPAASRLSNCNAGEIIQALRDGRLPWKGKAAGKKGYEALLVNYDQTREILFQASKDALVMPAACQALNSTRQVMVNLIQIGAIDATRVTLPRQRTQYTLVSRASIDKFKRDFVSLTELASEHRQWPIHIKKVLREFDIPPVFEKSAIGATFYRRKDVPATLPTSIYSHVSLKGRLNRRSAATLLDR from the coding sequence ATGCGCCTCTATCCCACCCTCCCCCTCATTGAAGATGAGGGGCCCGTTAGCTTTCTCTCGCGTCTTGCTCTGCTCCACGGCTTCCAGAGTGCAAGAGTGTTTGCGAGCCAATTGGGCCTTCATTCACAGCGGCTAGCAGACGGCGATACCGCAGCCCTTGCTTCGCTTTCAGAATTGAGCGGCGCTTCGCTGATTGATCTCTCGCGCGCCGCAATCACCAAAGTTGGACGCGACTATCGAATTCGCGGCCAATCACTCGCCAAGAAGGATAGCCATAGAGCTCATCTCATCGTTTGTCCGCGATGCATTGCCGAGGACCTAGGCTCGCACCGGGACGGATGGCGAACGGGGATTCGGTTCCAGTGGCAATTGGAACCACTGCGATGCTGCCACACCCACGGTGTTTTACTCAAAAAGTTTGCATACAAGCCGAGGTGTCAGCTGTTCGACCATGCCAGCGCGCTTCAACCGGAGCTTGGCGAGGTTCTAGCCGCGGCTGACAGCGGCAGAACGAGACCGTCGTCACCTCTGGAAGAGTACTTAACGGCGCGCCTTGACGGAGCCTGCGCTTCGCCGTGGCTGGATTCCCTCCCCTGGTACGCCGCAGCTAAAGCTTCCGAAATGCTCGGGGTCCTGCTCATTGACGGCGGTAAAGCACTCACCAGCCATTACACAGCGGAACAGCTAATCGATGCGGGGAGCGCCGGATTCGAGGTGACGTCAAAAGGCCCTGCGGCGATCTACGACGCACTGGATGGTGTGAGAGCTTCCGTTGATGCTAGGGAAGCTACCAAGAATCCGCACTTCGGAATCTGGTTTGGATCGTTCTTTAAATGGATCAAGCTGCTTACCGATGATGGCGTTTACGATCCGCTTCGCGACATCATGCTCGACATCGCGAGGGCCAACATTGCTCTTGGCCCGGAAGACCTCTTTTTCGACCGGCAGGTTGTTGGAAAGCGGAAACTGCATTCGTTATCGTCTGCGCGGGCCTACACCGGGCTAGGTTCGGTTAGCCTTCGCCGCAAACTGGCCTCGGCGGGATTTATCCCTCCTGATCACAAGAAACACATCGAGAGCCGGCTCCTTATGCCGGCGACTCCCCAGCTCGAAGAGTTCTTGGCAAGAGCGCGACACTCGCTATCGCCGCCGGAAGCCGCAAGATATCTGAATGCCAAATCCGTTCAGATGAAGATTCTCGTGAAAGAGGGCCTGATCAGGCCGTTCCCCGGACAGGAAGGGGTGCGCAATCGCTCATACGATCGGCGCGACCTTGATGCCCTCTTGAGAGAGTTCGAAGAGGGCGCAGAGCTTGTCGAAGACCCGTCCTATCCCCTGCTTACCATCCCAGCCGCATCGCGGCTGTCAAATTGCAATGCAGGCGAAATCATTCAGGCGCTCCGTGACGGGCGGTTGCCCTGGAAAGGTAAGGCGGCAGGCAAGAAGGGGTACGAGGCACTGCTGGTGAATTATGACCAAACCCGCGAGATCCTGTTCCAAGCGTCCAAGGACGCACTAGTGATGCCCGCGGCATGTCAAGCTCTCAACTCCACGCGCCAGGTGATGGTCAATCTGATTCAGATCGGCGCGATTGACGCGACCCGGGTCACCCTACCCCGGCAGCGCACTCAGTATACGCTCGTGTCTCGCGCTTCGATCGACAAGTTCAAGCGTGACTTTGTTTCGTTGACGGAGCTCGCCAGCGAGCACCGGCAATGGCCTATCCACATCAAGAAGGTCTTGCGGGAGTTTGACATACCGCCGGTCTTTGAGAAATCCGCAATCGGCGCGACTTTTTACCGTCGAAAGGATGTGCCGGCCACGCTTCCCACTAGTATCTATTCTCATGTTTCATTAAAGGGGCGTTTGAACCGCCGAAGCGCTGCGACCCTACTGGATCGGTGA
- a CDS encoding DEAD/DEAH box helicase encodes METIDELTGFLATATADGILGRLLYRGAAWSLMREDGVLPANAPPLGATIETDLAEHGFALLRGAMALRAQAGASELTSKAFERAANAFEALVRNGDPESPDRGFRRTIAAAAYHLAGFSAVAYSLFNETTDDLNASPGETAIRQLILRDFGQLRGFVRGWLDDEAHGDEEIAEALTGEDPDIDEALSTILNTTICRALAHFDFALETGESEPIETARALLATAVSLADNAENVPLWWISNLCRHLIDDLWQHSLHENLPTEPPEGTEEKYPDLRRLFLSSLYARKTAEVELWPSQREAARRSTDVTDDLVVALPTSAGKTRVAEIAALMTLSSARRVLIVTPLRALSAQTERSFRKTFAPLGFSVSSLYGASGLSAGDEDALRSREIIIATPEKLDFALRSDRSLIDDVGLIVLDEGHMIGPSEREIRYETLVQRLLRRADAGERRIVCLSAILPSGDELDDLTAWIRSDEPGGPVRSDWRPTRQRFGALTWRGKDALLRLDLDDDGPFLDKFVVEKPALGKEKKPYPRKNSHLALFAAWEFAGQGKRTLIFSTQANWVESYGKQVADLCKRGYLDSLLVDEASIARALEVGKEWLGENHPAVACLKAGVAIHHGRLPSPFLRELEALLSEGALKVIVASPTLSQGLNLNAAVLLVPALYRAAEKIKGEEFANVAGRAGRAFVDVEGLIVHVMFDKLDWRKKEWGKLVASANARTLKSGLIQIVAEILERLSREGVLDRDDAWEYLANAREAWRSPAEEAAVAERLAAGVEYDADGDDDEGGGDDEEETIDEEPLSQIVERLDATVFGLIEALDSDRADLPKLLDDALKGSLWARQIAREDADVAPLHKKVFEARADLIWKTTTAQARRGHFAMGVGLEAGLTIDAMADELAELLDRADAAALSGDIDELVDALGGLGERLLFIRPFIPDKANALPANWKAILRSWVSGEDVAKIGPQNMRAVEEAFTYRLVWALEAVRTRRMSLGWSPETVAGGAAAAVETGVPQFMMSMLIRAGLPSRRAAMAAIEDAKPVFVTPAEMRAWLESDEITAYTDAGDWPTVETAALWAHFRTEALSGGIQKWSVGHYKRLLDIDTAPPAGLYRIVTDEGDGRTWLVTPDYQHVAPFKKPAVDPKPSLFSGRLPGNTRLVEALRVGRGRPDWPTVKA; translated from the coding sequence TTGGAGACGATTGACGAGTTGACGGGGTTCCTGGCGACCGCGACCGCTGACGGCATCCTTGGGCGCTTGCTCTATCGCGGCGCCGCCTGGTCGCTGATGCGCGAGGATGGCGTGTTGCCGGCGAATGCGCCGCCTCTTGGCGCGACGATCGAAACCGATCTTGCCGAACACGGCTTCGCCTTGCTTCGGGGCGCGATGGCCTTGCGCGCTCAGGCCGGTGCGTCGGAGTTGACCAGCAAGGCATTCGAGCGCGCCGCCAACGCCTTCGAAGCTCTTGTGCGCAACGGCGACCCGGAGTCGCCGGATCGCGGTTTCCGGCGCACGATTGCTGCCGCGGCCTACCATCTGGCTGGGTTTTCGGCCGTCGCCTATTCGCTCTTCAACGAGACGACAGATGACCTCAATGCCTCGCCGGGCGAAACGGCGATCCGACAGCTGATCCTGCGCGATTTCGGCCAGCTGCGGGGTTTCGTTCGCGGGTGGCTCGACGACGAGGCGCACGGCGACGAGGAAATCGCCGAAGCGCTGACGGGCGAAGATCCCGACATCGACGAGGCACTGTCGACTATCCTCAACACGACGATCTGCCGGGCTCTGGCGCATTTTGACTTCGCGCTCGAGACGGGCGAGTCCGAGCCGATCGAGACCGCGCGGGCATTGCTCGCCACCGCGGTCAGTCTGGCGGACAACGCCGAGAATGTTCCGCTGTGGTGGATATCAAACCTGTGCCGCCACCTGATCGATGACCTCTGGCAGCATTCGCTGCACGAGAACCTGCCGACCGAGCCGCCGGAGGGGACGGAGGAAAAATACCCCGACCTGCGCCGGCTGTTCCTCTCGTCGCTCTACGCCCGCAAGACGGCCGAGGTGGAGCTGTGGCCGTCGCAGCGCGAAGCGGCCCGGCGCTCCACGGACGTCACCGACGATCTGGTCGTCGCCTTGCCGACCAGTGCAGGCAAGACCCGCGTGGCCGAGATCGCCGCGCTGATGACCCTATCATCGGCGCGCCGGGTGTTGATCGTCACGCCGTTGCGTGCCCTGTCGGCGCAGACCGAACGATCCTTCAGAAAGACATTCGCGCCGCTCGGCTTCAGCGTCTCCTCCCTTTACGGCGCCAGCGGCCTTTCGGCTGGCGATGAAGACGCGCTGCGCTCCCGCGAAATCATCATCGCGACGCCCGAGAAGCTCGACTTCGCGCTGAGAAGCGACCGGTCGCTGATCGACGATGTCGGTCTGATCGTCCTCGACGAAGGCCATATGATCGGCCCGAGCGAACGTGAGATCCGATATGAAACCCTCGTGCAGCGTCTGCTTCGTCGCGCGGACGCGGGCGAGCGCCGTATCGTCTGTCTGTCTGCGATCCTGCCCAGCGGCGACGAGCTGGATGATCTCACCGCGTGGATACGCTCCGACGAACCGGGCGGGCCGGTACGCTCCGATTGGCGGCCCACGCGTCAGCGGTTCGGCGCGCTTACATGGCGCGGAAAGGACGCGCTGCTCCGGCTCGACCTCGACGACGATGGTCCGTTCCTCGACAAATTCGTCGTCGAGAAGCCAGCGCTGGGGAAAGAGAAGAAGCCCTATCCACGGAAGAATTCGCATCTAGCCTTGTTCGCGGCGTGGGAGTTTGCAGGCCAGGGTAAGCGGACCTTGATCTTCTCCACCCAAGCGAACTGGGTCGAGAGCTACGGCAAGCAGGTCGCGGACCTCTGCAAGCGTGGCTATCTGGACTCGCTGCTGGTGGACGAGGCGTCAATCGCCCGCGCTCTGGAGGTCGGCAAGGAGTGGTTGGGCGAGAACCATCCCGCCGTCGCCTGCCTGAAGGCGGGTGTCGCGATCCACCACGGCCGGCTACCAAGCCCTTTCCTGCGTGAGCTGGAAGCCCTCCTGTCCGAGGGTGCCCTGAAGGTCATCGTCGCGTCGCCGACGCTGTCGCAGGGCCTCAACCTCAACGCCGCCGTCCTGTTGGTGCCCGCGCTGTATCGGGCGGCCGAGAAAATCAAAGGCGAGGAGTTCGCGAACGTCGCCGGCCGGGCCGGCCGCGCCTTCGTGGACGTCGAGGGCCTCATCGTCCATGTCATGTTCGATAAGCTCGATTGGCGGAAGAAAGAATGGGGGAAGCTGGTCGCTTCCGCCAATGCCCGCACGCTGAAAAGCGGCCTCATCCAGATCGTCGCCGAGATCCTTGAGCGCCTGTCGCGCGAAGGTGTCCTGGATCGCGATGATGCGTGGGAATATCTCGCCAATGCCCGTGAAGCCTGGAGATCGCCTGCGGAGGAGGCCGCGGTCGCCGAGCGCCTGGCGGCTGGTGTGGAATACGACGCTGATGGCGATGACGACGAAGGCGGCGGCGATGACGAAGAGGAGACCATCGACGAGGAGCCGCTTTCGCAAATCGTCGAACGCCTCGATGCGACGGTGTTCGGGCTGATCGAAGCACTCGATTCCGATCGCGCCGACTTGCCGAAGCTCTTGGACGATGCGCTCAAGGGATCGCTCTGGGCGCGCCAGATAGCCCGCGAGGACGCAGACGTCGCGCCTTTGCACAAGAAGGTGTTCGAGGCGCGCGCTGATCTCATCTGGAAGACCACCACAGCGCAGGCGCGACGCGGGCATTTCGCCATGGGCGTGGGGCTTGAAGCCGGCCTCACCATCGACGCCATGGCCGACGAGTTGGCCGAACTCCTCGACCGCGCCGACGCCGCAGCGCTGAGCGGTGACATCGACGAACTTGTCGATGCGCTCGGCGGTCTCGGTGAGCGTCTGCTGTTCATCCGGCCTTTCATCCCTGATAAGGCGAATGCGCTGCCAGCGAATTGGAAGGCTATCCTGCGCAGTTGGGTGTCCGGCGAGGATGTGGCCAAGATCGGACCGCAGAACATGCGGGCCGTCGAAGAGGCCTTCACCTATCGCCTGGTCTGGGCGCTGGAGGCGGTCCGCACCCGCCGCATGTCCCTCGGCTGGTCACCGGAGACGGTGGCGGGCGGCGCTGCGGCGGCGGTCGAAACCGGCGTCCCCCAATTCATGATGTCGATGCTGATCCGCGCGGGCCTTCCGTCTCGGCGTGCGGCCATGGCGGCGATCGAGGATGCCAAGCCGGTCTTCGTCACGCCGGCAGAAATGCGAGCTTGGCTCGAGTCCGACGAGATCACGGCCTACACGGACGCTGGCGATTGGCCGACAGTCGAGACGGCTGCGCTGTGGGCGCACTTCCGCACCGAAGCTCTCAGCGGCGGTATCCAGAAATGGTCCGTCGGACACTATAAGCGACTGCTCGACATTGACACCGCCCCGCCTGCTGGCCTCTATCGGATCGTCACCGATGAAGGCGATGGACGGACCTGGCTGGTGACGCCCGACTACCAGCATGTCGCACCTTTCAAGAAGCCGGCGGTGGACCCCAAGCCCAGCCTCTTTTCAGGCCGGCTGCCCGGTAACACAAGGCTGGTGGAGGCCTTGCGTGTCGGCCGTGGGAGACCGGACTGGCCGACGGTCAAGGCGTAG
- a CDS encoding HAD-IA family hydrolase, translating into MIEERSLEERSRVSAPGIRTFLNIARRWDLSEREQSQLLGCTVAQLQKWGRVAREQKPLALETDTLMRLSAVLGVFADLRRFLFALKGSREERRWLMRARQFYPFNGRAPLAVLSGSFEDQMAVRRHLAVVADGASERAQLELSDTAEPGDEMAWGVFSGSIKAVCFDAFGTVVEIADKRRPYQTLLRHEPSETLGTMAMTRPMGLRELAKLMARPASEKLLARLEADVAAECASTRLRKGMDLLWADLRRAGFKIAICSNLAQPYENALLEKLPGPPDVLVLSFRSGLMKPQQQIYRFVCRELGLQPSEVLFVGDDLEADVLGPSTIDAIAMPIDEFQRSHAGHVSFFAPSEVTELFERIATVRRSEPAGRS; encoded by the coding sequence ATGATCGAAGAACGAAGCCTTGAGGAGCGCTCCCGCGTGAGCGCGCCCGGCATCCGTACATTCCTGAATATTGCGCGGCGATGGGATCTGTCTGAGCGAGAGCAATCTCAGCTCCTCGGCTGCACGGTTGCGCAATTGCAAAAATGGGGAAGGGTTGCACGAGAGCAAAAGCCGCTTGCGCTCGAAACCGATACCTTAATGCGCCTTTCGGCGGTTCTAGGCGTATTTGCCGATCTCCGGCGCTTTTTATTCGCGCTCAAAGGCAGTCGCGAGGAACGGCGGTGGCTGATGCGGGCCCGTCAATTCTATCCATTCAATGGTCGTGCGCCACTCGCGGTTCTCTCAGGCTCGTTCGAAGACCAGATGGCTGTCCGGCGACATCTGGCCGTGGTCGCCGATGGCGCATCCGAGCGGGCTCAGCTCGAGCTGAGCGATACAGCCGAACCGGGCGATGAAATGGCTTGGGGAGTGTTTTCGGGAAGCATCAAGGCGGTGTGCTTCGATGCCTTCGGGACCGTTGTCGAGATCGCCGACAAGAGGCGCCCTTACCAAACGCTGCTCCGTCACGAGCCTTCCGAAACCCTTGGCACGATGGCGATGACGCGCCCAATGGGGTTGCGTGAGCTGGCGAAACTGATGGCGCGACCGGCTAGTGAAAAGCTGCTAGCGAGGCTGGAGGCCGACGTCGCGGCGGAATGCGCGTCGACGCGCCTCCGAAAAGGTATGGACCTGCTGTGGGCCGACCTGCGTCGTGCCGGATTTAAGATCGCGATCTGTTCCAATCTCGCCCAGCCGTACGAGAACGCTTTGCTCGAAAAGCTTCCGGGGCCACCAGACGTGCTCGTGTTGTCGTTTCGTTCAGGGCTGATGAAGCCGCAGCAACAAATCTACCGATTCGTATGCCGCGAGTTGGGTCTGCAGCCTTCAGAGGTCCTCTTCGTTGGTGATGATTTGGAGGCCGACGTGCTCGGTCCGAGCACCATCGACGCAATCGCTATGCCGATCGACGAGTTCCAGCGATCACATGCGGGGCACGTCTCTTTCTTCGCGCCAAGTGAAGTCACCGAGCTGTTCGAGCGAATTGCCACGGTGCGGCGGAGTGAACCCGCCGGTCGCAGCTGA
- a CDS encoding DDE-type integrase/transposase/recombinase, translated as MSSPILYFRFNSKDRLWIEGKPYRPVEREEEGHLLLREDDLETQRLFSNEELDKLVLAGEVRIERSAFRPEVMRARAKAEAHRINDLPERERSEVARREIYCTRFLEMARAGEATRSDKSMSRAIAIIEGEINEAQWAAAAKLGKDGDLIRPRVDKEIKTHKPPSPKTLRRSLKIFEGAEGQALALRKAYRRCGDRLTSRHPPEVCDLADDVAASFKEEAAEGRGSVRTLHAQLGAKLLVINTKRKAVGLPEYKTPSYHYLLSRVKELHALETLASRYGLDVAEAKMAAVARGAMATRPLERVEIDEWKIDLYTVFEHHGLLDDLTAEEIAELKKPRFWLCAVIDAATRVILGMKIGKRVGVQLALDTVEMAVSPKVAYSRIAPSVSRWLFCGPFEQIVHDQAKWFMSLAFRTPILDLGSEVLAPPAGKPRMRPKIERFFRTAKEALAFFTGRTFENVIVKGDYDPVGRASLTVPELCEVLVRWTVDQYHNSSHRGLNKQTPARAWESLTKKYGVMLPPHSHDLRAIFGVIVKNISISPSGVEFCGLFYNCLELQEFFQRRGSAVVDIKVNHRDINCISVELGDNCWLAVPCMRPGMEHVPLDVWLATRQALRRQHEDEAKLDDAIVKESILKMMEIAKAAEQRTALVTTRPTTEQLTQLHRDANSSFEFLRPDTGPTPLKGNLLAAAIIPARKTLPAPSSSTRKPSRTIK; from the coding sequence ATGAGCTCTCCGATCCTCTATTTCCGTTTCAACTCAAAGGACCGCCTGTGGATCGAGGGCAAGCCTTACCGACCCGTAGAGCGCGAGGAGGAGGGGCACCTCCTCCTCCGTGAGGATGACCTCGAAACTCAGCGCCTGTTCTCCAACGAAGAGTTGGATAAGCTGGTGTTGGCCGGTGAGGTCCGCATCGAGCGCAGCGCCTTTCGCCCCGAAGTCATGCGGGCACGGGCGAAAGCGGAGGCTCACCGCATCAACGATCTGCCTGAACGCGAACGGAGTGAGGTCGCCCGTCGCGAGATATACTGCACTCGTTTCCTGGAAATGGCGCGCGCCGGAGAAGCGACGCGTTCAGATAAATCAATGAGCCGTGCGATCGCGATTATTGAGGGCGAGATCAACGAAGCCCAATGGGCCGCAGCCGCCAAACTGGGCAAGGATGGTGACCTCATCCGCCCCCGGGTCGACAAAGAGATAAAGACCCATAAGCCGCCAAGCCCTAAAACCCTCCGCCGCTCGCTGAAGATATTCGAAGGAGCGGAAGGTCAAGCGCTAGCCTTGCGTAAGGCCTATCGGCGGTGTGGTGATCGGCTCACGAGTCGACATCCGCCAGAGGTATGTGATCTCGCAGATGACGTCGCTGCTAGCTTCAAAGAAGAAGCAGCCGAGGGCCGCGGTTCAGTGCGGACCCTGCACGCTCAACTTGGTGCAAAGCTGCTCGTTATCAACACGAAACGAAAGGCCGTAGGCTTACCTGAATACAAGACGCCCTCCTATCATTACCTTTTATCGCGGGTGAAGGAACTGCATGCTCTTGAAACGCTGGCCAGTCGATATGGTTTAGATGTAGCTGAGGCAAAAATGGCCGCCGTCGCCCGCGGCGCTATGGCCACTAGACCGCTAGAACGCGTCGAAATTGATGAGTGGAAGATCGATCTCTACACAGTCTTTGAACACCATGGACTGCTCGATGATCTTACCGCAGAGGAGATCGCTGAACTGAAGAAGCCGCGCTTTTGGCTATGCGCGGTCATCGATGCGGCAACTCGTGTCATCCTGGGCATGAAGATCGGCAAAAGGGTTGGTGTCCAACTCGCCTTGGATACCGTAGAAATGGCTGTCTCGCCGAAGGTAGCCTATTCTCGCATTGCGCCGTCTGTTTCTCGCTGGCTATTCTGCGGGCCGTTTGAGCAGATCGTTCATGACCAAGCCAAATGGTTCATGTCGCTCGCTTTTCGTACTCCGATACTCGATCTGGGATCCGAGGTCCTAGCCCCGCCGGCAGGCAAGCCTCGCATGCGACCGAAGATCGAGCGCTTTTTCCGGACAGCGAAGGAGGCGCTCGCGTTTTTCACCGGCCGGACGTTCGAGAACGTCATCGTAAAGGGCGACTATGATCCCGTAGGTCGGGCCAGCCTTACCGTTCCAGAACTATGCGAAGTCTTGGTGCGATGGACAGTGGACCAATATCACAACTCGTCGCATCGCGGGCTTAACAAGCAGACTCCTGCCAGAGCATGGGAAAGCCTTACGAAGAAATATGGCGTAATGCTGCCACCCCATTCGCACGATTTACGGGCAATATTTGGGGTAATAGTGAAGAATATCTCTATCAGTCCTTCGGGAGTTGAATTCTGCGGCTTGTTTTACAATTGCCTAGAGCTTCAAGAATTCTTTCAACGTCGCGGGAGCGCCGTCGTAGATATCAAGGTGAATCACCGCGACATCAACTGCATCTCAGTTGAACTTGGAGATAACTGTTGGCTAGCGGTGCCCTGCATGCGGCCGGGTATGGAGCATGTCCCTCTCGATGTTTGGCTCGCGACACGGCAGGCCCTTCGGCGCCAGCACGAAGACGAAGCCAAGCTTGATGACGCTATCGTCAAGGAGTCAATTCTCAAGATGATGGAGATCGCAAAGGCTGCTGAGCAGCGGACAGCATTGGTTACAACGCGTCCTACGACTGAACAGCTCACCCAGCTCCACAGAGACGCAAATTCATCTTTTGAATTCCTGCGCCCGGACACTGGCCCTACGCCTTTGAAGGGGAATTTGCTCGCAGCAGCGATCATCCCTGCTCGGAAAACCCTTCCCGCTCCCTCTTCGAGCACCAGGAAGCCGTCGCGAACGATCAAGTAA
- a CDS encoding metallophosphoesterase — protein MRLLVISDLHLEFGPFTFPTPMPDFDAAVFAGDIGQPISTAVEWMAQQRGELGALRGRQIIYVPGNHEFYRSEFKANLAEGRAAAELAGIELLFRRTAVVGGVRFIGCILWTDYRIRGTPKPSMVHAGQTLNDHRLIRYLQEDGHYSRFMPWHAAAEHRLDLAFIRHELGTPFAGPTVVITHHAPHPKSIQARHEGSSLTPAFVSDLGHVIQELQPELWIHGHDHGSHDYRVGRTRIFANQAGYPNVHGDRENPGFDPRCVVEI, from the coding sequence ATGCGATTGCTCGTCATCTCCGACCTGCATTTAGAATTTGGCCCGTTCACGTTCCCCACTCCAATGCCGGATTTCGATGCGGCGGTTTTCGCCGGCGACATCGGGCAACCGATTTCCACAGCAGTTGAATGGATGGCCCAACAACGAGGGGAGCTTGGAGCGCTTCGGGGACGGCAAATCATTTACGTGCCAGGGAATCACGAGTTCTACCGGTCAGAGTTCAAGGCCAATCTGGCAGAGGGTAGAGCGGCTGCCGAACTCGCCGGCATCGAACTGCTTTTTCGCCGGACTGCCGTTGTCGGCGGCGTGCGCTTTATTGGGTGCATCTTGTGGACGGATTACCGGATCCGCGGAACGCCGAAGCCTTCCATGGTTCATGCGGGCCAGACACTCAACGACCATCGGCTGATCCGTTATCTTCAGGAAGACGGTCACTATAGTCGGTTTATGCCCTGGCATGCTGCGGCGGAGCACAGGCTTGATCTTGCCTTCATTCGGCACGAGCTCGGGACACCATTTGCCGGACCGACGGTGGTGATCACACACCACGCACCGCACCCAAAATCAATTCAGGCGAGACACGAAGGAAGCTCGCTCACTCCCGCTTTTGTCTCCGATCTTGGCCATGTGATCCAGGAGCTTCAGCCCGAACTCTGGATCCATGGCCATGACCATGGATCGCACGATTATCGGGTAGGTAGGACGCGGATCTTCGCCAACCAGGCTGGGTATCCGAACGTGCACGGTGACCGCGAAAACCCCGGATTTGATCCGCGCTGCGTCGTGGAAATATGA
- a CDS encoding ATP-binding protein, producing the protein MTENSNSSINAILASMSLNAQAVVGKMEAIRNNYIETDWDDELRRRFDKLLRTIVMRRSSADEAWKERRECRAIVYTGEEGIGKTESLDRLFRTHPATAGYNVFGSGCTLLSVSVPASTSPIALGHTILQKAGRPIYKPLAEHAVWAQVHHQLELAGVAILHLDEMHNLTDSANVSQIDHIRKRLKALMVSPTWPVALVISGLPSIVPAMRAVGEIRRRGQFIQMPLMEMPADADLVSAALDRTCKLADLTWSDDRNLLVSRLVHAAIYRFGVMIELIQEAVELALLDGVEELTVEHFAAAYSDRTGCGRRMNPFLAADWLHLDCSLVLMAEPPSQILPADSSLVGRAQRGSK; encoded by the coding sequence ATGACCGAGAATTCCAATTCTTCAATCAACGCTATCCTCGCCTCTATGTCGCTGAATGCCCAGGCAGTAGTGGGCAAGATGGAAGCTATTAGAAACAACTACATTGAGACCGATTGGGACGATGAGCTCAGACGGCGGTTCGACAAGCTGCTGCGGACCATCGTCATGCGTCGCTCGTCGGCCGACGAAGCCTGGAAAGAAAGGCGCGAATGTCGGGCCATCGTTTACACAGGCGAAGAAGGCATCGGGAAGACTGAATCCCTGGACCGGCTTTTCCGCACCCATCCCGCCACCGCCGGCTACAACGTGTTTGGGTCTGGCTGCACTTTGCTGTCAGTCTCGGTTCCCGCCTCTACCTCGCCGATAGCGCTGGGCCATACGATCCTGCAGAAAGCTGGTCGGCCGATTTACAAGCCCCTAGCGGAACACGCCGTTTGGGCTCAGGTTCACCACCAGCTGGAACTTGCTGGCGTCGCGATACTGCATCTCGACGAGATGCATAACCTGACCGATAGCGCGAACGTCAGCCAGATCGATCACATCAGAAAGCGCCTGAAGGCCTTGATGGTCTCGCCGACCTGGCCAGTCGCTTTGGTAATCTCAGGGTTGCCCAGCATCGTCCCGGCAATGCGGGCAGTCGGAGAGATCCGGAGACGCGGTCAATTTATCCAAATGCCATTGATGGAGATGCCGGCGGACGCCGATTTGGTGAGCGCGGCGCTCGACAGAACCTGTAAGCTGGCAGACCTGACTTGGTCAGACGATCGCAACTTGCTTGTTAGTCGCCTCGTCCATGCGGCCATCTATCGTTTTGGCGTCATGATCGAACTCATTCAAGAGGCGGTCGAGCTAGCACTGCTGGACGGAGTAGAGGAGCTTACGGTCGAGCACTTTGCCGCCGCGTATTCCGATAGAACAGGATGCGGGCGTCGCATGAACCCCTTCCTCGCTGCTGACTGGCTGCACTTGGATTGTTCGCTCGTGCTAATGGCCGAGCCCCCCTCGCAGATCTTGCCTGCAGACAGTTCGCTCGTTGGCCGCGCGCAGAGAGGCAGCAAGTAA